GGAAAACATGATCTGATGCTTCCAGGTTGagcaagacacagagacacacacacacacacagagaggtttaGGTTAGATAATGTCTGTTGTCAGTAGTTTGCTGTATTAGAAGTGCGAGTGGTGCGGATATTCAGCTGAGGTGCATGGGCTTGAAGTTTCCATCTCTAACAGGTATGGATGGacttcttcttcctctattCTTTAGCTGTTGTCAGCAGGGGGATTTTTTAGGTGTAGCCTGTGGTGTGTGATTGAACATGAGCAGCTGGGGCAGGACTTGAACTGAACCCCCTGTGGTTAGATATGTGACCAGACCGCCACCTGTGCTGTGCAGGTCACGACCTTAAGGCAGGTTTCGCTTGTGTGGAGCGCTCAGTCTGTGGTGACACCTGGCAAAGTTATGGGACAAACAGGCTGCTGGTGAGATATTTCAGAGCTACAAACAAGTGGTCGAATAGAGATTCTACTGTTTTTGTGATGGACTCCCTTGATTCTTCTGATTTGGCTGTATGACATTATACCATGACAGGCTTCTCAGCAGTAGCAAACTGTCGAATGCTTGtttgatattgtgtgtgtgtgtgatattttctGTTACTTTCAGGCAGCTTTGTCACTTTAGGAATAGGGAACTCAAGCGCTCAGGGGAAGTTGGTCAATAATGGCAAACTGGATTTCTCAATAGCGCTGACGTCACTGTTCGTTTAGCATGATGAATCTCACATGTAAAATCTAcccatttttattttactctCTCTATTTGCCAAATACCAAATGACCAAATTCAGATTGCATATGCTATGTGGCACTCTTAAAGAAGCAATACACTTTTTGGAGATGTACTAAATGGGCAAAAGTTCCAGGTAACCTCACACTTGTATTTATCTACTTGCTACTGTAGATATCTTTAGATTTTAGGTTATGTGAGGTTAGGTGAAGTtgagttactgtgtgtgtgtcatatggcAAACGAAATTGCTGACACTGATCATTGTGACACTGAACCTGTGAGTAAGAGATCCATGCTATTAATGAACATTTACTTTTGGATGTTTGGTCTGACTCCCAGTTCCCAGTTTACAGTATTGGGAAATTCTGCTTTGTCGTCGTGATCGCTTTCAATGTATTGGCTATAAATATTTCAGGTGTGACAATGCTGGGAATTGTTTTGTGaagaatttctttcttttttcttttttttcccttcacaaaaagaaaaaaaaaatcacattgagtAACAATGCCTGTGCCGcctgtgacatcacttcctctcgGCACGCCAGAGCagaaatttcacattttctgccCATTCATGTGCGGGTAGCAATATTGTCAGTATACGCATCTTTGGATAAGTTGTATCTTTTGGTTTCTTTGCCGTATCTCTCGACAGGCTGCCTTCCCCATATCTCTGGCCCCTTCCATGGCTGCTGATGACTACAACCCAGTAAGTACAGCTTTTATTTGTACTGAGACAGAGCTCACTTTCTCAGTTACAACTGAAAGAGTTACTTCTGCTTCTCCTATTCTATGATAACAAAGTCAAATGGGGATCGTACATCACCATGTGGCTAACTGGCTATTGTCTGCTTTGGTTTCTGTgctagtttttttgttttttcttaacataatgtaagggagagacaagagagcGAGAGTCTGGGAACAAAACTGAAGAGAGACAAGACCGAAGCGCAGAGAGACAAAGCACAAGACTGAAAGTGAAGTCACAGATGAGGATGTTCGAGAAgggatgtgtgcgtgtgtgtgtgtgtgtgtgtgtgtagagtgaaagaaagagcgagagagtgcTGCGAACATGCATGTGACACtcggggggggggagtgagaaACAGGATGTTCCATCCAGACAGACTCCTCTCAGCCGcccgtcttcttcttcttcttctagtgtTCCGCGCCCGTCTCCCTCTTCCACACTCTCTGACCTCCCGTTGTGTTTCCCCCCTCCTTGCCCCTTCTCTCCTCCGCAGGTCTCCCTCCGAAACAAGTCCAGGAAAAAGACCCGAGGAGGTGAGTCGTGccttcatctctgtctccgtctgtgCCCTCCACTGTAATTTGGGCccagggtgggggggtggggggcgtgTGTGAAGTGGCATGGCAATTAGGGCGTGCAGAGGGCTTGTGTGCAGAGACGTGCGTTTAGACAGCTCAGTTACTTTCCCTTCAGCTCGGGTCTATTTTAGCTCTCTGTGCAGCGGCACTGTCTTGTGTTCATCTGAGAAACAAACCGGTGTTCAGGTTGTTTTGGGGTTTATGTGATAATTGTATTGCAAATCTTGTTGAGGAGCTATTTTTGTCACTGGGTGATTCATATCTGAAACAGGTAGGCTGGACTCTGTTTTCTGCTCTTAGTGGGTGTGTGGGTTCATCTTCATGATCTCAGAACGCTCACTCAAGGGCTTTGTTTTAAAGTTCATTTGGTTATTGGCCAAATGCAGTTTTCATATTTACTCATGCCTGTGTGTTCTATCTGCATAGTCTGCCTACTTCTATGCAACTTACTTCCTCTAATGTTCCACATGCCCTGCAGTGTGGCTTTGATGCTCCGCGGACAGCGCGGAGTAGCAGACCGtgcgttcatgtgtgtgtgtgtgtgtgtgtgttttgtgcgcTAAGGCAATGGGACAATGAGCAGGAGAAGGGTTTCGGTCAAAGAGCTGGGCCAGCCGGACCACCAGGGCTGGCTGTACAGGAAGAAGGAGAGCAAAGGCTTCCTGGGCATCAAATGGAAGAAGTACTGGTTTGTGCTGAAGAAGACGTCTCTGTACTGGTACACCAACCAGCTGGTGAGTACCGCTCAGATCGGATCAGATCAACTCTGTTCAGGTTCAGTGTGATGCAATTTATTCCAATGACATGCATTCAAAACCAGTTAGATCTAGACCGGTGCAATTAGTCAGCTATTGGCTATAATTTCCAAAATATCAGTAGGCTGAGATTGTTTTTCTGTCGATCTTCTAAACAAGGTTTTCTGGTTTTGTGCAGAAAAATAACCGGCCCACAAATCAAGTTCCACAGTGAAGAAAACCTTTCATTATATTCAAACTGAGCAATCGGCACAAAGTTTGCCGCAATTTCTTTTATTTGCGTTCTTTAAGTGCCGAAGAATTGTATtgtgattgatttgcaacattCAGCGAAAATGTTGCccagtgttttgttgttgtattttttttggggCCAATATCCACTTCTATCCGATCCAGTCAGATTTCATTTGCAGTTCTCCCCAAGATGGCAAACAAGAGCAGAAATCAACAAACAGAAGTGAAGATCTCATTTtgaacacacagcacattcaGCACTTTTTACATTACAGATGCAGAGTGAGTCTAGTCAGTGAGTCATACTTGTCCCTGCCACAGCTGTCTgcgtctgcctgcctctgtggGAAGGAGCATTTCCTGAATCTGAAGGTGTCACTAATGGGGCCCTAATACAGGCACATCTGACGGATACGGTTTACTGGCATGACGACTTCAGTGAGATAACCCAGAACGGCCGCATGTCGCCATCGCGAGCCAGTtgcaaaaaagagaagaagtaGCCCACTGCGATTTTAACAGCGGGTGTCAGTGtcaggaagtggtttggaatCGAGGGTTTCTTGAGCGCTCACGCAGTCGTTGTgtcattctgtgtgttttcaggcaGAGAAGGCCGAGGGCTACATCAACCTCACCGACTTCATGATCGACAGAGCCGTAGAGTGCAAGAAGAAACAGTAAGATCACACACTAAATCTGTTTTCTGCTTCATCTCTAAGAGGCAGGTAGCTTTCAGGAGAGACTGAAACTGCCCACTGGTTTGAATTGTAAATGAAGTCTTTTTAAGTAGACGGAGATCCGCTCCGCATAGGGTTTGATTGGCAGTTTTCCCTATAATACCCTCTGCTGTGCTTTACACCGAGACACTCCAGTCTCTGCTGATCCTGTTGTAACCGTCCTTCGTTCcctattccccccccccccccccccccccgtgcaGTGCGATCAAAGCCTGCCACCCACAGGTCATGATGTTCTATTTTGCCGCCGAGAGCCACGAGGACATGAACATGTAAGTCGCGTCTTTTATATTCCTCTCTGGGGGGAGTTTCGAAGAATCTGTTGTTGTCAGAAATGTTGCCGAGTtcaatatttccattttgttgtttttgttttttcccagttggtTGAATAAGCTTGGGCTGGCCTCCATCCAGTATGAGCCAGCAGAGAGGAACACAGCAGCCGGTGAGCgctgatttatttatatataagcCCAccgtcgctgtcgggtgaaaagtTTGTATCTTCCAAAATGTTTTCTAGCTTGATGACTAAGGGGTCGGAGAATTTTCTCAGCTCATACAGGAGCACGTAATCCCTCAATTTGAAGTGAACACATGACTATCACCAAAACTGGATTTACGCTATGTGCCATGCTGTATGCAGTTCTGCTCCATTATTCCATCAAATTTgaagttgtttgttttctctgggTTCTgactgtcttgtgtgtgtgtgtgtgtgtgtgtgtgtgtgtacatttacgGGTGTCCAGAGTGTTACAGTGAAGCCAGTGACCACGAGGAGGCCGAGAGCACTGACCTTCCCCCTCCACCGTACTCTGAGCAGACGCTGCAGGACGCTGTGGATGCGGCCGGTCCGCCTGGCAGCGAGCATCAGGTCAGTCTTGGTGCAGGCTGGGGGGCAGTCTGGACTCCTGAGGGTATAAATACATGCACCATCCAAACCAGTCAACACGACAGCATCAAACCCAACTGCTGCCATTCACTGATTATTCTACTTTAATTAATGTAGAGTTAAAATGACTCGATTTGTTGCTGcgtgtttttaaaatgtcatccttttttccccctcaggaCACTCTCCCTCCGCCGTACTCCTCCACGCTCCCCGGCGAGGCCAACGGCTCGCTCTCCTCGCCCGTCAGCACCATGACGTCGCAGAGCTCCGCCTCCTCGCTCGCCAAGCACCGGCAGTCCTGGCTGGACCTGGTGTCGCAGGCCTCGCCCCTGGCCGGGGAGTCCACGGTGGTGTGCTCGGCCCAGGTGCACTCGCGCCGGACCCcgcaggaggaggacgagggcgGGCCGCTTCTGCCGGAGGAGGGCTCGGAGATGGGGGAGCCCGGCGAGGAGCGGCCCGGCGAGGAGCGGCCCGGCGAGGAGCGGCCCGCCGCGGAGGGGCAGACGCAGGGGGCGGTGTCGGCCGCCGGGGATCAGGGTGAGGCCGCTTTGCTgcattttactcctgtgaatCGTCGGGGTCGGAGTGATCATATACTTTATTGTTATTAAACAGCTGGGGGAAATTTTCTTTGACTGGGTGCAACTTCCTCTCAGACAGTCAGTGAcgtctgtgtttcagtgagaTAAAGGAAACTGCATCTTTAGCTTTCTACCATATCATTTCCAGTTGTGAGAAGACATGCTGGTAGAGAACgtttcctgtttctgttttctgatgcAAGAAACATCTCGTATCTTGATTGGCCAGCGCACCCAGCCTGACGCGTTCAGAGGAAGatgtgactgtctgtgtgtctgccggCACATCCTGAACCCTCCACTCACTTAATGTAGTCTCTATTCCAAGTAAAAGAAACTGAAACCTCTGGAAACAGCATGTGATGTCAAAATATGACCTTATCTTTTCTCAGGGGTTCATGAGAACAGCTCGGATGAGATGGAGAAGCTGTACATCCACCTGAAACAGGCCAGCCTCTCGCCCATAGGAGACCGCAAGCCATCCACCAAAAGGGACTTCAGGGCCTCCTTTATAAAACGCTGTAAAAACCAGACTGTCAATGACAAACTGCACCTCATCAGGACCCTCAACAGCACACTAAAGGTACATGTTGATTTCACGGCACACCATCGAAGCACAGCAAAAAAACAGTTGATTTCAGAGGATTTGGAGAGTTTTGAGTCATTCTTGTTTTTACGTCTTGCCCcgtttcttttctctcttagtCGAAGGAGGCAGACCTGCAGGCGATAGAGCAGGTGCTGTCAGACCCGGAGCTTACCTCAGACCGGTTCAGAGTGTGGAAGGAGGCCAACGCGCCCCTGCTGCAGGAGATCTGTGAGAAACAggaccagcagggggcgccacAGGAGGACGAGGCGGccacaaaaacagcagcagcatcggCCATTGCTGCTCCAGTGGTAGAGACCAGTTTATAAAGACTCCTGGTTTTACTGTATGTCTGGACTCAGAGgaccttgacacacacacacacacacacacacacacacacacacacacacacacacacacacactgctgttaaATCAGACTTTTGTTGGACATCCGTGGAGATGAAGTGCTGCCTCACAAGTGGATGGATCTATgaagaagagtttttttttttttttttagttcctcAATGGAGATGGTGCAAACACATTATATGATTAGTAGGTCACATTGGAACGTGAAGTCTGTTTAGTATTACTTTTACTGTTTGTATTACAAGATTTACAAATTTGATGGTTGTTTTTATGTCGTTGTACAGTAATTCTGTGGATCTGTGCATGATTCCAGTCGTACGATTTGGAACGATGGAGCGCGTTGAGAGATCCGTCGTTCTCTGCCTGGAAACACttgtttttacagtgtgtgttttacctgttGTAATTTGATCAGTAGTGGACACGTTTTTTAACTGTTTTCAGTCTCTTATTGGTGCCATGCACTACCCACTGCCTGTTCACCTGTGCTTTACAGCAGCTGTATGATGTTGTTTGGCCTAGAAATTCATCTCCTAATACTGGTCATTAAGAATTTCTGGACTGACCACCAGGGCCTATActaacaaaataaatgttacacacaaattatggttattttatgaatgttttttcccccacattTTATGGAACAATGTGTCATATACCGGTTGTTCTCAAAGGGGAACTGGGACCCTCTGGGATCTTTGAGAGGTTCCAAAGCAAAATTGAGAATCTTCTTTAGTGCACTAGAAGTTAAAAACCATGACAGGATATTAAGAAATGGCTTCTTTAATTATCCATTTTACTTTCCCTAgttcttttctcatttttagTATAAAAAGCGGTGCAATTACGTAGCCCACTAAACCAAAATAGAAATATTGACAGGGTTTTTGGCATAAAATCTTTGAGAAACCCTGCTTGTGGGCTATACAAAGGTTTATTACTAACCTATAAGAATAGTATATATCCTTCATGCAGGATGTTGCAGTTTGCACGTCTGTAATTGTAGACTCGACTCGAACACATGAAGTAGAGCAAAGGATAATTCATTCTCTTAGAAGAAACTCCCATGTTGTTCCCAAGCAGAGCCCCTTTATCCAGCAGACCCAAACCCTGCAGTTACAGATGGACAGAGGTGATGAGGAGGTCGTCCAGTAGATGTGGGCAGACGCAATGATCAGGCAGTATGTGACTCTGTGCATCACAGCCACACCGCCATGCCAGCTCCGGCTGCAGACAGCTGCAGGTTCAGGAGGGTCAGGCCAAGCAGAGGCCTCTGAAGCGGAGTCAACACATCCAGGCACAAAgctgcatcttttttttctttctgaatgATTTACATGCTTTCATCTGTGGTATGTGTTTAACATTTATTGTTCAAATGTAAATAGTTGTACATAGATGTAAAGTGTGATGTCCATTTTCTGTGATGTTGATGCTGGTCTCAAAGTCAGTGTGCTTGCTTGTGTACAGGGAAATAAAGTATTATTGCAACACTGTGAATATTTTCCATGCTGGCTTTATTTTGATTCATGATGTCAAGGTTTTCTTATACTGGAGCTCTgattgttacctccgccaaggaggttgtgttttcggtgccgtctgtttgtctgtttgtttgtctgttagcaggattacggaaaaactactggcccgattttcatgaaacttcgtggaagggtgtagcatgggccaaggaagaacccattaaattttggagcggatccgacataacagcacgaaccttggcggaggtctgcactCTCCGAGTGCAATTCTAGTTTTGTATTGTATGTCTGGGTTAAGCCGTTTGATGGGAGTTGCAGTGGCTCGAATTTGACGCTAGGGGTCGCTGGTCTGTGTGTAGTTCTCTCATTAGATTTCACAACGGGGTTATGCGCCATATTGGCAGTCTCCTCCATCTCACCAAACCTCGAGCATGCATGTTTCAAACCGGTTATTGAGGAGATTTATATAAATATTCACAGCCAACTGCGAGCCGAAATACAACACCATGGAGGCCGTCAAAGCCTTCAACATCGAGGTTTGTTTGAAACACGCTAAGAAATCAACACAAACGTGATAGAAAATGTTGTCGAATTCAGCTTTGCGAtcgctagctaacgttagcattaaCTAGCtagcagaaagggagagaagggcagTCTCACACACAAGGCCGCACTCTTTTTCAGACCGTACAGCGGTAACTTCACTAGTGCCGCATTCAACCGGTTCATGTTAACTACGCGGAGTTTAGCTTTCAAGTTAATACCACATTGCTTACACACCTTGTCAGTCCATGAGCAAATGGTACCCACAGGAGggtgctaacgttagctagctataAGATAGCAACACCGCCTCAGTTGCGTGGTTTTTAACTTGATGAGCTAGCGGTTAGCTAATGGTAATGCTAACGTCGTTAACCTAGCTAACTTAGCCAAATCATGATCACCAAGTAACTGATTTAGGTGCCCATGTATCCTGATTGAATTTACAAAATGGCTAATGTGCAATTTATTGTTCAGCCCAATCAAATTAttcaagctagctaacttagcagATGTTAGCTATCATACGGCAAGCGCTCATCAAGGCTGCTCGCGTAACCATCATTTGTCTGCATTGACAATGAACTGTCTGCCTTTCCTTTGGCCTGGCCAGTGTACATTTTTATACGCCTTCCATATTTGATTCAAGTATTAAGTACCAATGCTCGGATTTTACGGCGCAATTAATGATTGTATCAAAACAATGTGTTTTCACCATGGCAGGCCCACAACATCGTCTGATGATGAACTTAGTGACTGTCTGACCGCTAACATAAGCTACATATAAAAAGAAGGCTTGCCTATTGTTGACGATGCTTGCAGACATGCAGGGAGAATGCTTTAGATTGCATTGTATGTCCATATATTTGCGGAATGGGCCACTGTTTGGATCACTACTCACTATGTGAAATGATTTGCATATGATAGACTGGGGATACACCACTTTTCAACATTAACTTTGGGGTAATATGTTGTAGTTAAAAGATGTGACTGAggtgttttcttcttgtctcatTTCTAGCTGTACTCACTGAATGAGTACAAGCCTCCCATCTCCAAGGCCAAGATGACCCAGATCACCAAGTCTGGAATCAAAGCTATAAAAGTAAGTATGTAGGGGTGAAGGATGAGGCAGGAGAAGATGAAGGAAATCAAAACATGGCCAGAAAAAGGGAgttcctctccctttttctgGACATTTTTGATTATATTACAAGTCATGCCCTATCTCACTTAAGccatacaaacatacatttttagagGGATAAATGAGAAGGCCATGAGCAAAATGTGGGACAGAATTTGACTGTTATTTCTAGTGAGGCAGGTGTATCCCTTTTAGTCACTAACTTCAATACTGTATAGTATACAGTAGGTGGCTGCTCTTAATAAGGATAAATGACTGAAAGatacaaatgtaaatgtggTCTCAGTGAGGTGATTATATTAATTTCACAACAATCCCTCTTGACAGTAAGGGTGTGAGTGGCTGTATGCAGACATTCTGCTTTTACAAGCTCCTATTTTCAATCTGTGGTGGGCATCATGCCAGTGAGTGGACCCATTACGAAGCCTCTGCTCAGACAGGCTCTGCAGCACAGCCTGTCTGATCTGATAGTTTTCAACACCCTATTCACCCTCTCTAGTTGCCTGATTTGATATTCAGGAAGGGTTCCCACATGTCCAGGAAGACTTGGAAGATCATGAAAAATTAGACCATTACAGGTcctaagataagatgaaactttaatgatccctctTAGAAAATTGagctgttgcagcagcaaatagtaataggatacataggacaaaaatagaatataaataagaatagaagaagtagtagcagcaaaTGGCAGTACATAAACGGGCACAGCTGGTAATTTCAACATGctaacatgttaagtagaaatgtatgaaaaaaatattgagTGACACAAAATGGCAGCAGTAGCACTTAATgagacaaaaaatgaaaagaagtaCATTATGAGAATATAACAGAAAATGTAGGCCTATGCCatatgaaataagtgaaaaatctATATATTAATATGCTACATATAACAACTGtgaagaatatgaagaaaagtAATTGTAGTGTATAcacaggatgtgcaaaaatgtgcaTATGAAcctacatatgtacagaaagtgtcagGCGTGTAGATGCATGTTGTAAAGAAAACTACACCGTATCAAATGTATTCACTATACAGATGTCGGTAACCCGTACAGAACATGCAGATTTGGATATTGAGagaatgtacagaaatatgtgcagTTCAGAAACCAGGGCTGCACAATATTGACAAATAATCATATTGCGATTATTGTGGTGAAATTTTGCATTTGCGATATGAATGGCAATACAGTACACAGACACAGTTTTTCAGCtaacaagaaacatttttaatcaaaaactGAGATTGTGTTGCTTAAGATTTTTTTATAATGTGCAATTTAATTTTTAGGCCAGATATTGTGTTTGACAGCAGAATACCATGTTTAGCAGTCCATTTTGAGCAGCAACCACTCTGATAAAAAAAGAATGCAGCCTcttgcgatttggaaattgaaaTAGTTCATATtgctgttttcagttttttcccagttaattgtgcagccctatcTGAAACGGTGCGAGC
The nucleotide sequence above comes from Centroberyx gerrardi isolate f3 chromosome 17, fCenGer3.hap1.cur.20231027, whole genome shotgun sequence. Encoded proteins:
- the LOC139916815 gene encoding interactor protein for cytohesin exchange factors 1-like isoform X4, producing the protein MAADDYNPVSLRNKSRKKTRGGNGTMSRRRVSVKELGQPDHQGWLYRKKESKGFLGIKWKKYWFVLKKTSLYWYTNQLAEKAEGYINLTDFMIDRAVECKKKHAIKACHPQVMMFYFAAESHEDMNIWLNKLGLASIQYEPAERNTAAECYSEASDHEEAESTDLPPPPYSEQTLQDAVDAAGPPGSEHQDTLPPPYSSTLPGEANGSLSSPVSTMTSQSSASSLAKHRQSWLDLVSQASPLAGESTVVCSAQVHSRRTPQEEDEGGPLLPEEGSEMGEPGEERPGEERPGEERPAAEGQTQGAVSAAGDQGVHENSSDEMEKLYIHLKQASLSPIGDRKPSTKRDFRASFIKRCKNQTVNDKLHLIRTLNSTLKSKEADLQAIEQVLSDPELTSDRFRVWKEANAPLLQEICEKQDQQGAPQEDEAATKTAAASAIAAPVVETSL